GTGCACAGCTGCGACGCCGGTTTGCGCAGATGGATTCCTTTACCCGTCTCATCCCCAGGCCCCGGCTCTGCGGAGGGCCCCGGCCCCGGCTGGCGCCTGCGGGGCGGGGACCCCAGCCCGGGTGGCGAGGCGCCCGGCGGCCGCCCAGAGCAGGTGAGGCAGCGCCGCACAGCTTCGGGCACCGGCGTGTCGGCCGCGCGTTTGGgggcggcgggggtggggggccccTCGCCTGGAACCCCCCGGAGGGGAGCCGCTCGGCACGTCCCCCGCCTCCGCAGGTCTCCCGGCGGGAGGGAGGACGCAGCCCTGGAGCCGGCCGGCCGGGAgcccgaggaggaggaggaggaggaggaggaggaggaggaggaggaggggacgGCGCAGGCTCCCGCCGCGTCTCGGGCGCCGGGGCCCGGCCGTGAGTCCGCGTGGGCTGCCCCCGCCCCAGCCCGCACCCCCTTCCCCTCGCCGCCCGCCACACCCCGACACCCCGCTTCTTTCTCCCGCCCCCCGGGCTGACGCGGACACCTAGCGCCGGCTCCCCGGCTCCGCCCTGGCCCGGGACTCGCAGCCTCGCGCTCTTTCTGCCTGGCCCGTCTTTCCGCCTCCCCGTCCTCAGGGCGCCTCGGAGGGCTGAGGTTTGTGGAGAGGCTTCTGGCCGCTGGCACGGCGCTCTGTGCGTTTCTTGCCCGAGCTCGTAGCTCCTCGTCTCTTTCCCCAAAGTGTTTCGAACTCTGGGAGCGGAGTTCCTTGCCACTGATTGAATTGACTTGCATTCGCAGATGTCTTTTTAGTGAGTTTCCTTCCAGGTTCCGATGAATCATGCCCCCgcctcccccaaccccagcctTTTGTTCGCCCGTGTGTGTCTGGACACTCCCAGTGTACAGGGACTACCCCATCCcgcgacacacacacacacacgccctcCCTACACTCCTTGTTCTCGCAGAGCTTTCCTTTGCCTCACGGTTCATGGTGGTTCTTGGTATGGACGGGTCTGTGATGAATGTGCTTGTCTCCCTCTCCAGGCCCAGGACCCAGGGCCCGTCTCCCATTTGGAGATTCAGGCTCCCCCAGAGTGGGCTACCCTGGCATCCTGGTACCCAGTGGTCCCCAAGCCAAGAGGTGGGTCCCTGGGGGAGGAGAAGGGGCTTGCAGAATGGACAAAAGAGAAGAGGACGTAGCTTGGGATGATTTTGATGGAACATGACTACTGTGAAGGTTGAAGATGTGATCTGGTGCTTGGGGATAAAGGGCCCTGAGCCTCCATGTCTCTGCCCTTTAGAAACCTGAACAACCCTGAGCTGGCTCCGAAGGCGGGGGCTCTTCCCTGCCTCCTGCATGACCTGACTACAGGCCTCAGAGAAAGGGAAGACTCGGCAGAAAGGGAGGAAGCGAAGCTTAAGTCTCCTCCCTCTGGCACAGGAACCCCCCAGCAGAGGTAAGGGCCTGAAATGGTTGTAGAGGGCAGGGTGCTCTCCCCAGCCACCCCTACCTGCAAGGCCCTCCCTGCTTCCTTCAGGTCATCCAAGTGGCCCAGGGAAACCCACAGCAGGAAGGGACAGAGGAGACCCACCAAGTCTGGCTTCTGCACAATCATGTAACCCCCTCCGCTGGCTATACCCCTGACCTCTGCAGTAGGGCACCCAACACATACTTTTCGGGTTTCTGGGGTTCAACTCATTTGTTCAAACTCGGGCTGAACACGGAGCACAGCAGGGCCAGTGAGTCCTGGATGACAGCTTTGCATCTCAGGGGTCCTGTTTGCTCCTTCTTGGGATTTTTGGACTCAGTATgcaaaagataaaaggaaaggtgaattgtcccttttcttTCTGGATTCCACCTCATGATTGCGAAGGCCCTTGCCAGTCCTAAAAACTGTGACTTCTTGGCCAAGTGGTTTTAGAATCactctctccagacctctgtttTCTCATAATACTACAGAAAATGAACCATAACCAACCCACACACTCAGCTCCTCTGTGAGCCATCGTGGATGGCTGGTTCAGGCCTGTCACCTATAGGACAAAGAGGCCTGTGGGACCTGCTGCTAGCAGCATCAGCAACAAGATTATGTAACAGTTATTGGTAACTTCCCACATGCCACACACTATTCTAAATGCTCCACCAgtgttttctcctttaatcctcacaagtcTATAAGGCAGGTGCTACTATTATCccctttcacagatgaggaaaagaaGAGGTTAAGTGGCGTGTCCtgccaggtcacacagctagtagggGGAGAAGCCGGGATTTGAACCTAAGCAGCAAGCACCTTCTAGAATGCCTGTGCAGTTCTGCTCCCCCAGTTAAGCCGTTTCTTTCCAAGAATCAGTTGTGTTTGATACCAAATGTATTTACGCCAGTTACATGTGTTATTGCAATCTGTAattgaattaaatatataaactGATGGAGTGTGAAAATAAGCACTGTTTCTATGAAAACTAAGTTCAATGCTTAGAAGTCTTGATGTAGGTGAGACATTTGAAAAACTGCTGACTTAGATGTGAGAGAAAACATTACTATAGGTTGGGGGAAAATCATAAAAACCTAGATGAATTCTGTACTCAGATGATTTCAAATGTGCCCTTAATTGTTTGCTCCATTTTTAAGGAAGCAAATTGGAAATTGCAGGTGATATAACTGATAAGACTtatgaaagaaagaagatgagGGACTCCATTCACTGGCCCCATCCTCCAAGGAAAGACCTTGGCTCACTTTGACACATGGCagatgaatgtatttttttttaattagttaaaataATCCACTGTTGATCATGTTAGGTAAGAGGGATTCTGCTGTACTGTGAACTACTACACAAGATTTTGTGGagtcatttaaatatttacagaGGACCTGTATGGGCGAGGCACAGTATTAAGTGCTAGGAACACAGCTGTTAAGATTCCTTATCAAATGGACTTATTCTATAAGGTGTTCAAGAAGTACTGATTAGGATACAGATTCATCAAAGACCAATATAAAGTGCCTTTGGTATCTGTGCTGTCAGAGAGAGCAGTAACAGTGCCTTTCAACAGgaagaattttattcctttttcatacAAGCAGCCCAGGCTGATGTGGTGGCTTCACAGAACTGGGGACCCGAGCAGCATGCTCTGTTGTCCTCAACACAGGATTTCCACATCATGGTCTGAATTGGCTGCTCCAGCTCCAGCATCATATCTTCATTCCAGccagtaagaagaaaagaagaagcctagagagacattcattttttttaagggTATGACCTGAGAGTTGTATATATCATGTCAGTTCACATCACATTGATCAGAATTTAGGGAGGCTTGAAAATGCAGCATTTAGCTGGGCAGCCATATGGCTGCATGAAACTCAGGGGTTCTGTTagcaaaggaagagaggagagtgTATTTAGGGGGACAGTGGCAGCATCTCCCACACAAGAATCAGACCAACCCCATATTAACCATCACTGGCTCTACCAGTAATATCTTAAGAAAAATACTTCTCTCTGctactcaatttcctcatctataacagagaattaaaatattatatgaaaaaaagtTACATGATCGACAGGATTAAATTGAAAAGCACCTGGAATTCAGAACCTGCTCCATTCATGAGCCTTTCCTAAATTGGTTTTGAAGGCATTTCCCAAAGAAAACTCCAAAATTCGAAGAGCAGCAACAAGGCGGACTAGGTCTTGGGCATCACCACCCCTTACCCAGAACAGCCCCCACTTGGTAGCTTTATAAATTCTGGCTGTGTGTGACAGATTATATTTTGTATCACTATTTTATAGCTACACCTTATCAGAATCAAGTCAGCAGGCAGTAACAATCCTTTATTTACATATTTCTGCTTTTGGGGAGGCAGTTCAGTTTAGAATAATGGTTAGGAGTGCAAACTGTAGGTCAGGCTGCTTGGATCCTATCTCTACTGACAGCTATCACTGTATCATTGGGCATGTCCTTTAACAtcttggagcctcagttttctcatctctaaaatgggaataatactaGGGTTGCTGGGAAGCTTTAATGAGATGATTCATGCAAACACCTGGCACATAGAAGTGTTCAAGAATGTTATGTTTAAGAAAGATACTCCACACAGTGCTTTAGAAATTTCagaatcatcaaatttattttctcaaatagaCCAGTAAAGAGTCTTAACTAATATATAAAAGTGAAGCCTCTTATACTGgtgaagttaaaaaataaagttagcaAGGTCTTGGATAAGAttatgtaattataaatgtcCACTATATAACAGTTTAGATGAGTAAAACTATTTTCAACCACAAACACACCCCAACAAAAACTGGTTTTTCCCTACCATAAATACAGTCTGACACACGTTCAATTTTCCACAAAAACAGGTAAAACAAACATATCTAGAAGCCAAGGGTACATCCCATAGATGTTAAAcctcttataattaaaaaaaaagagaatatcagAAAAGTATTTAAAAGCAAGATGGGTTCTTAACTTTCTCAGCGAACTAGGCAGGTATTAATTTCATCATACAGAATAGGAATAAATCcagcataaaaagaaaagcttCACTCCACCTGGATAATTATCTTTATCCTTAGTGCATTAATGGCAACTAGTTTATTATTCCCCATCCTTCTCCCTAAGCATTTAACagaatttatttgcattctcaAAAGCACTCAAATTTAGTTTACCCTTCAAGGATTTtcatgaaatgtgactcccagcCCAAGGTTTCCACACATTAACTGTGCCTTACCCAATATTTTTGAGgtctattattttctatttctatagcTATTATCCTGATAAAGGGGGATAAGGATAATGTATGGTTAGGGAAATACACAGAGCTGTCCTGGTAAACATAAATCGAGGAAGCTAATGTAGTAGGAAGGATCTTGAGTTATATAAAACACTTAGTAGTATAAATAAATAGCTGAATTTATTGAGTCCTTTGTGGCTCGTCCTACACCGACGGCTTTGCTTGCATTACTTCCCTAGGAAGGGTGTACTAATCTCCCCATTTAATAGACGAGGGTCCTGAAACCAGTAGCGCCCAAGTTCACTCGGCAATAAATGGGGGGACAGGAACCCGGGCTCTTAATTGCTTCTTTAAAACTTCCTAGAGGACCATAAGGGATTGTTATTATTCATGGGCAATCAGGAGCAAAGCAAATTATTTTGGGACATCTAGGAACGTGAGGCGATATGTAAAGGTACTTGGGCAGGTGCCGGGACGCAGCCGCACGGTGAAAAGCTAACAGAGCTCGCGCTCCTTCCACCCCAGGCCCGCTTGCGGACGCGCGCGCCCACGCAGCCGACGTAGCCAATGCAGCCGGCCCGGGGGCGGGGCGAGGCGCCGCGCATGCGCTGCGAACACAGCGGCCCGGGCCGGGGAGCGCGCGCTGTAGGGGCTGATGTCCCGGCTGCGGGCGCTTCTCGGGTTTGGGCTGCTGGTTGCTGGCTCGCGTGTCCCGCGCGTCCGGTTCCCGGCCGGCAGCTGCCGCGTAAGACCCACCTGGTGGGGTCAGCAGCGGCTGAACTCGGGAAGCCTCGGGGACCCCGGGGCCATGGCGAGCGCAGCGGTGAAGCTCCTGAGGTAGAAGCTCGGGGCCGCGGGGCTGCCTTCCTCTCGGGGGCGGGGTCTGGGGCCGCCGCGGCGGTGGCACGAGGTCTCAGGTTCTGCACGAGGGGCCAGGACCCACCAGCGTTTTTTCCTCAGCCAGGAGGAGGCCCAGGCCGTGGACGAGGAGCTATTCAACGAGTACCAGTTCAGCGTGGACCAACTCATGGAGCTGGCTGGCCTGAGCTGTGCCACAGCTATTGCCAAGGTCAGTAGCGCCACCCTCGACCCGTGCAGATGCGGCCGACAGAAGAACGGAGGAGCGAGGGAGGAATGACTGTCTAAGCCCTTGGCCAATGCACAAAGTTGGGTGGGAGGGAACAGCTGTGCTAAACCTGGGCTCTTACAGCCTAAAGACCCTCTGAATCCCTTTTTACTCTGCCCTTAGGCATATCCCCCGAATTCCATGTCCAGGAGCCTTCCTACTGTCCTGGTCATCTGTGGTCCCGGGAATAATGGAGGAGATGGTTTGGTCTGTGCTCGACACCTCAAACTGTTCGTGAGTATGTGGAGAGAGGATGTGGGAGGGGGCATGAAGATTATAGGATGTAGAGTGGAATTACCCCTTTGCTTTCCTCCTAGGGCTACCAGCCAGCCATCCATTACCCCAGAAGGCCCAATAAGCCACTCTTCACAGCGCTGGTGACCCAATGTCAGAAAATGGACATCCCCTTCCTTGACGAAATGCCCCCAGAGGTAGGAGGCTCCGGTTCAATACCTCATTTCTCCAATACCCTCTGCCTATGCTCTGCCTTTCCCTCATTTGCTTATCTTCCTAGCTAAACTATAAACTCCCAGAGAGCAGGACAGTGCCTACCCTAGAAGATGCCTAAAGGATGCTGTTTGAATATAACACGTTTAGAGCCTTCTGTTCAGTGAAGTGTGCTCCATTAGTCCCCAACATCATCTTCTTTAAAGCTTCCTTTCCGTCATCTTCTTTGGTCCTGGTCCATTCCTCTTCCCCTACCATGCAGTAAACACATTCTCTGCCCCTCTCAGGGCTGGGCTGCTTGCCTCATCCAAAACCTTTTCTCCAGATGCATGGATTGAGGAATGGGGAACTTGAGAATCTGTCCTTAAAAACAAGACAAGAAGggcagtgcaatagtggctcagtggcagaaatcttacctgccataccagagacctgggttcaattcctggagcctgcccatgccaaaaaaaaaaaccaagaaataaatttaacatactCCCAGACAAACAGAAATTAAGAGCCTGTTGCTAGTAAACCAGCCCTCcaaaaaatgctaaaaggagtcctTCAGCCTGACGTGAAAGGGCACTAGAGAGTAACTTGAGTCCAAAGAAATAATATACACTGGTAAAGTTAGCtgcatatgtaaatatgagagttAGCATAACTGTATTTCTAGCCAGTAGttcttttttcttacatttaaaaaagaactacATAAAATAATGTCAATGTCAgtatatatatgttgtatatatatataacatataaagatgtaatttgtaacaaTAACAGGAGGGGTGGGGAACAGATCCACATAGGAGCAGTCTTTGTATAACAGGAAGGCAGTGATGGAGGAATTGAGCACAAAATTATGATCTAGGAAACAAATGGCAAATGGCAACCTAACTTCTTccttatcaataattacattagaTGAAAGTCAGTTAAATTCAATTAAAAGGCAGGGATTTGTGAACAGATTAAGGAAACCACAGCAAACTATTGCTGTGtataggagactcactttagaaccaaagacacaaatgcaatgaaagtgaaagaatggaaaaggataCTCCGTACAAACATTAAGAAttctcagtgggagaattcttgcctgccatgcaggagacctgggtttgattcccagcccatgtacttcccaaacaagcaaacacatgaaaaaccaaacataaaaattcagcaaatggtactgcaataaggggatgctcacatggaaaaagaatgaaatgtgactcctacccatacagcatacaaaaaaagaaagaaagaactagaGTGGCCTTACCAATATCAGACAAGATAGACCTTAGAGCAAAAGTTGTGATAAGAGATAAAGACATTATATAGTGATAAAAGGGTTAATCCATCAAGAAGATTTAACCATTATAAAGGTACTTA
This is a stretch of genomic DNA from Tamandua tetradactyla isolate mTamTet1 chromosome 4, mTamTet1.pri, whole genome shotgun sequence. It encodes these proteins:
- the NAXE gene encoding NAD(P)H-hydrate epimerase produces the protein MSRLRALLGFGLLVAGSRVPRVRFPAGSCRVRPTWWGQQRLNSGSLGDPGAMASAAVKLLSQEEAQAVDEELFNEYQFSVDQLMELAGLSCATAIAKAYPPNSMSRSLPTVLVICGPGNNGGDGLVCARHLKLFGYQPAIHYPRRPNKPLFTALVTQCQKMDIPFLDEMPPEPVLIDELYDLVVDAIFGFSFKGDVREPFRSILSVLSGLTVPIASIDIPSGWDVEKGNSEGIQPDLLISLTAPKKSAIHFTGRYHYLGGRFVPPALEKKYQLNLPSYPDTECVYRLQ